One genomic window of Candidatus Pseudobacter hemicellulosilyticus includes the following:
- a CDS encoding cbb3-type cytochrome c oxidase subunit I yields the protein MSHEASHGHSEVVTTHDVHHDEHHVHHHKETFITKYVFSQDHKMIAKQFLITGMVWAIIGGLMSVLFRLQLGYPDQTFPFLEDILGRWAKGGKISAENYYALVTMHGTVLVFFVLTGGLSGTFANFLIPLQIGARDMASPMMNMLSYWFFFGGSIVMISSLFIQTGPFSGGWTAYPPLSAVGSASPGSKTGMDLWMASMAMFVVSQLLAGLNYISTVLNMRTKGMSMTRLPLTIWALFFTAVLGVLSFPVLFSGFILLFFDRHAGTSFYLSDIFITGVGALPNEGGSAILYQHLFWFLGHPEVYIILLPAMGLASEILSVNSRKPIFGYMAMVGSMFAITILAFLVWAHHMFVTGLNPFLGSVFVLLTLLIAVPSAIKVFNWLTTIWKANIRFTPGMMFALGFVSLFISGGLTGIFLGNSTLDVHLHDTYFVIAHFHIVMGVSAFFGMFAGVYHWFPKMYGRYMNNTMAYIHFWVTLIGAYLIFWPMHYEGLAGMPRRYLDYSIWESFNQFAELNKFISTVAIVVFSVQLMFIFNFFYSIFKGRKVTSLNPYGANTLEWTTPIRPGHGNWPGEIPEVHRWAYDYSKDGRDHIPQNEPLGPDEHAH from the coding sequence ATGAGCCACGAAGCATCGCACGGACATTCTGAAGTAGTCACCACTCATGATGTGCATCATGACGAGCATCACGTGCACCATCACAAGGAAACGTTCATCACCAAATACGTTTTCAGCCAGGATCATAAAATGATCGCCAAACAGTTCCTGATCACAGGGATGGTGTGGGCTATCATTGGTGGTCTGATGTCTGTACTGTTCCGCCTGCAACTGGGCTATCCTGACCAGACCTTCCCCTTCCTGGAAGATATCCTGGGCAGATGGGCCAAAGGCGGTAAGATCAGCGCTGAGAATTACTATGCACTGGTTACCATGCACGGTACCGTTCTGGTGTTCTTCGTACTGACCGGTGGTCTGAGTGGTACTTTCGCCAACTTCCTGATCCCCCTGCAGATCGGCGCCCGTGATATGGCTTCTCCCATGATGAACATGCTGTCCTACTGGTTCTTCTTTGGCGGCAGCATTGTAATGATCTCTTCCCTCTTTATCCAGACCGGACCCTTCAGTGGTGGCTGGACGGCCTATCCGCCACTCAGTGCGGTGGGTTCCGCCTCTCCGGGTTCCAAAACGGGTATGGACCTCTGGATGGCTTCTATGGCAATGTTTGTGGTATCCCAGCTGCTGGCTGGTCTGAACTATATCTCTACCGTACTGAACATGCGTACCAAGGGTATGAGCATGACCCGTCTTCCGCTGACTATCTGGGCCCTGTTCTTTACCGCTGTGTTGGGCGTTCTGTCCTTCCCGGTACTGTTCTCCGGTTTTATCCTGCTGTTCTTTGATCGTCACGCAGGCACCAGCTTCTACCTGTCTGATATCTTCATCACGGGTGTAGGCGCCCTCCCCAACGAAGGTGGCAGCGCTATCCTGTACCAGCACTTGTTCTGGTTCCTGGGTCACCCCGAAGTATATATCATCCTGCTGCCGGCCATGGGCCTGGCGTCAGAGATCCTTTCTGTCAATTCCCGGAAACCCATCTTCGGCTATATGGCCATGGTGGGCTCCATGTTCGCCATCACTATCCTGGCCTTCCTGGTATGGGCGCACCACATGTTTGTAACCGGCCTCAACCCCTTCCTGGGTTCTGTTTTCGTGTTGCTGACCCTGCTGATCGCCGTACCGTCTGCCATCAAGGTGTTCAACTGGCTGACCACTATCTGGAAAGCGAATATCCGGTTCACACCCGGTATGATGTTCGCCCTGGGTTTTGTGAGCCTGTTCATCTCCGGTGGTCTGACGGGTATCTTCCTGGGTAACTCAACCCTGGACGTACACCTGCACGATACCTATTTTGTGATTGCGCACTTCCACATTGTAATGGGTGTATCCGCCTTCTTTGGGATGTTTGCCGGTGTTTACCACTGGTTCCCCAAAATGTATGGCCGCTACATGAACAATACCATGGCCTATATCCACTTCTGGGTTACCCTGATCGGCGCTTACCTGATCTTCTGGCCCATGCACTATGAGGGTCTGGCCGGTATGCCCCGTCGTTACCTGGATTACAGCATCTGGGAATCCTTTAACCAATTTGCAGAACTGAACAAGTTCATCTCTACGGTAGCCATTGTGGTATTTTCCGTACAGCTGATGTTCATCTTCAACTTCTTCTATTCTATATTCAAAGGCAGGAAGGTAACTTCACTGAACCCTTACGGCGCCAATACCCTGGAATGGACCACACCGATCCGTCCCGGACACGGCAACTGGCCCGGAGAGATCCCCGAAGTACACCGCTGGGCCTATGACTATAGCAAGGATGGAAGGGATCATATTCCTCAGAACGAGCCCCTGGGCCCGGATGAGCACGCGCACTAA
- a CDS encoding cytochrome c oxidase subunit II, with protein sequence MTTTGIFLLAILALGFLITFQIAKASEYVSVLKGEKRAFEQSNKVNAFLMVVFLVLGLIGVFWCNKLLYGKTLLAYPSASDHGEKIDTMLLITIAITGIVFFITQILLFWFAYKYQYNDKRKAFFYPHNNKLEILWTTVPAITLCILVGFGLFYWFKITGDAPENSMQVEITGKQFGWIYRYPGKDKTFGKKYYRMIDEGANNQLGLNWIDTTIRKTDTHGKISGSVDIKADPATFDDIVTNEAIYLVKDEPVKLIIQSRDVIHDVGLSHFRLKMDAVPGTPTTMWFTPKYTTEEMKAITKNPKFEYEISCDQMCGNGHYSMKGLIKVVTKAEFILWRAKQTPAYVTAFPEKAPAAPAPAAPAQQADTTKATAAAQVAQPLAAANK encoded by the coding sequence ATGACAACTACCGGAATATTTCTCCTGGCGATCCTTGCCCTCGGCTTTCTGATCACTTTTCAGATTGCCAAGGCCAGCGAGTACGTTTCTGTGCTGAAAGGCGAGAAGAGAGCTTTTGAACAAAGCAATAAGGTAAATGCATTTCTGATGGTCGTGTTCCTGGTATTGGGACTGATCGGTGTGTTCTGGTGCAACAAGCTGCTGTACGGTAAAACGCTGCTGGCCTATCCCTCTGCATCGGATCATGGAGAGAAGATTGACACCATGCTGCTCATCACCATCGCCATTACCGGTATCGTATTTTTTATAACACAGATCTTACTGTTCTGGTTCGCCTATAAATATCAGTACAACGACAAACGCAAAGCATTCTTCTATCCCCATAACAACAAGCTGGAGATCCTCTGGACCACAGTGCCCGCTATTACGCTCTGTATCCTGGTAGGATTTGGCCTGTTCTACTGGTTCAAGATCACTGGTGACGCACCCGAGAATTCCATGCAGGTGGAGATCACCGGCAAACAGTTCGGATGGATCTACCGCTATCCGGGCAAGGACAAGACTTTTGGTAAGAAGTATTACCGCATGATTGACGAAGGCGCCAACAACCAGCTGGGCCTGAACTGGATCGATACTACCATCCGGAAGACCGATACCCATGGCAAGATCAGCGGTAGTGTGGACATCAAAGCAGACCCTGCTACTTTTGATGATATTGTTACCAACGAAGCCATCTACCTGGTAAAGGATGAACCTGTTAAGCTGATCATCCAGTCGCGGGACGTGATCCATGACGTAGGTCTGTCGCATTTCCGCCTGAAAATGGACGCGGTACCCGGTACGCCTACTACTATGTGGTTCACCCCCAAGTATACCACAGAGGAAATGAAGGCTATCACCAAGAATCCCAAATTTGAGTATGAGATCTCCTGCGACCAGATGTGCGGCAACGGTCACTACTCTATGAAGGGACTGATCAAGGTTGTTACCAAGGCAGAGTTCATTCTCTGGAGGGCCAAACAGACACCGGCCTATGTAACAGCATTCCCGGAAAAAGCACCTGCTGCTCCGGCCCCGGCTGCACCTGCCCAACAGGCAGATACTACCAAGGCCACTGCTGCTGCACAGGTTGCCCAGCCCCTGGCTGCTGCAAACAAATAA
- a CDS encoding quinol:cytochrome C oxidoreductase — MAIKEFFEIPKRYRTWSLALIGVGLLSLIIGFFMYGTGEHTARFWAALLQNSVYFLLMVNASMFFICATTLAFGGWQISFRRVAEAISTAVLPLGIIASVVLIALVTVDPHIFHWLHPDGDKILEGKVGFLNSKFFIIWTLLAIALWYVLGRKMRSLSRELDNNPLPSREAAKKYLYKNTVWASLFLVWFGLTVMSTVPWLWLMSIDAHWYSTMYSWYTFVSSFVAGMALMAMFVVYFKNKGYLEYTNQEHLHDLGKFMFAFSIFWTYLWFSQYMLIWYANIPEETVYFESRIVTDHKTGAYAGIFWFSFIINFLAPFLILMRAGAKRNYTTIVFMGIVIIFGHWLDFYQMVFASVEKDHVTLSLFDFGIAAGFIGVIMYCVGNYLSKYPMLARNHPLIKESIIHHT, encoded by the coding sequence ATGGCTATTAAAGAATTTTTCGAGATACCGAAGCGATACAGAACATGGTCATTAGCCCTGATCGGAGTAGGCTTGCTGTCGTTGATTATCGGTTTTTTTATGTATGGCACCGGTGAGCATACGGCCAGATTCTGGGCTGCCCTGCTGCAGAACAGTGTCTACTTCCTGCTGATGGTCAACGCCTCTATGTTCTTTATCTGCGCCACCACACTGGCTTTTGGCGGCTGGCAGATATCGTTCAGAAGGGTAGCCGAAGCCATTTCAACAGCTGTATTGCCCCTGGGTATCATTGCCTCCGTTGTACTGATAGCCCTGGTGACGGTAGACCCCCACATTTTCCACTGGCTCCATCCTGATGGAGACAAGATCCTGGAAGGAAAAGTAGGGTTCCTCAACTCGAAATTTTTCATCATCTGGACTTTACTGGCCATTGCTCTCTGGTATGTGCTGGGCCGCAAAATGCGCAGCCTTTCCCGTGAACTGGACAATAATCCGCTTCCCAGCCGTGAAGCAGCTAAAAAGTATCTCTATAAGAACACCGTTTGGGCCTCTTTGTTTTTGGTATGGTTCGGTTTAACAGTTATGTCCACCGTTCCCTGGCTCTGGCTGATGAGCATCGATGCACACTGGTATTCTACCATGTACAGCTGGTACACTTTTGTCAGCAGCTTTGTGGCCGGTATGGCGCTGATGGCCATGTTTGTCGTTTATTTCAAGAACAAAGGATACCTGGAATATACCAACCAGGAGCACCTGCATGACCTGGGTAAGTTCATGTTTGCGTTCTCCATCTTCTGGACCTACCTCTGGTTCTCCCAGTATATGCTGATCTGGTATGCCAACATTCCTGAGGAAACAGTATACTTTGAGTCCAGGATCGTTACAGACCACAAGACCGGCGCTTATGCAGGCATCTTCTGGTTCAGCTTTATCATCAACTTCCTGGCGCCTTTCCTGATACTGATGCGCGCCGGAGCCAAAAGGAATTATACCACTATCGTATTCATGGGTATCGTGATCATCTTCGGCCACTGGCTGGATTTCTACCAGATGGTATTTGCCAGCGTGGAAAAAGACCATGTAACCCTGAGCCTGTTTGATTTTGGTATTGCCGCCGGTTTCATTGGTGTTATCATGTATTGCGTTGGTAATTACCTGAGTAAGTACCCGATGCTGGCCAGGAACCACCCGCTGATTAAAGAAAGTATCATTCACCATACCTAA
- a CDS encoding cytochrome c gives MKKLSIIAVLVLAVVAWSCSGVRREPGRAYMTDMGPSVALETYVSHDTLLAQGINYKATPVAGTIKRGELFPFAIQKDKQGDTANYVASKAVVNPLTALSEAQLKEAERLYLINCGICHGTKLDGAGPLHKRSDGTDGPYIAAPANLIGNATYLNMPSGQMYYSVTYGKGQMGSYASQLSTTQRWMVIAYIKAKQAEAKGGSSASAASADSTATAK, from the coding sequence ATGAAAAAATTATCCATCATAGCTGTTTTAGTACTGGCCGTTGTTGCCTGGAGTTGTAGTGGTGTTCGCAGGGAGCCCGGTAGAGCCTATATGACCGATATGGGTCCCAGCGTTGCCCTGGAAACCTATGTATCCCACGATACATTGCTGGCGCAAGGCATCAACTATAAGGCAACCCCCGTTGCGGGCACCATCAAAAGAGGTGAGTTGTTCCCTTTTGCTATCCAGAAGGACAAACAGGGTGATACTGCCAACTACGTAGCTTCCAAAGCCGTGGTCAATCCGCTGACTGCTCTGTCAGAAGCTCAGCTGAAAGAAGCAGAGCGCCTGTACCTGATCAACTGCGGTATCTGTCATGGGACCAAGCTGGATGGAGCCGGTCCGCTGCACAAGAGAAGCGATGGCACTGACGGTCCTTATATAGCTGCTCCTGCCAACCTGATCGGCAACGCTACCTATTTAAATATGCCTTCCGGCCAGATGTATTATTCTGTTACCTATGGCAAGGGCCAGATGGGCAGCTACGCTTCCCAGCTGAGCACTACCCAGCGCTGGATGGTGATTGCTTATATCAAAGCCAAACAGGCTGAAGCAAAAGGCGGCTCGTCAGCCTCCGCTGCCAGCGCAGATTCTACTGCAACTGCCAAGTAA
- a CDS encoding DUF3341 domain-containing protein has protein sequence MALKKFVVGCFDEEGVLFDAVKKVRKGGYKLHDVYTPFPIHGLDRAMGLRDTSLHTAGFIYGICGTTTALSFITWVFTKDWPLNIGGKPHFALPAWVPICFEFTVLCAAVGMVLTFCYLCQLAPFVKKHHFHARATDDKFVMVIECTPKTDEAEVQAFLNNVGAHEVNVQMAEEGWWLGTYDKDQKLYQETASA, from the coding sequence ATGGCTTTAAAAAAATTCGTAGTCGGCTGTTTTGATGAAGAGGGTGTCCTGTTCGACGCAGTAAAAAAAGTACGCAAGGGCGGTTACAAGCTGCACGATGTATATACGCCCTTCCCCATCCACGGACTGGACAGGGCTATGGGTCTGCGGGATACCAGCCTGCACACTGCCGGCTTCATTTACGGCATCTGCGGCACCACCACAGCCCTGAGCTTTATTACCTGGGTGTTCACCAAGGACTGGCCCCTGAACATCGGCGGTAAGCCGCATTTCGCTTTGCCGGCATGGGTACCCATCTGTTTTGAGTTCACCGTTCTCTGCGCTGCCGTAGGTATGGTGCTCACTTTCTGTTACCTCTGTCAGCTGGCGCCTTTTGTTAAAAAGCACCATTTCCACGCCCGTGCTACCGATGACAAATTTGTGATGGTGATTGAGTGTACGCCCAAAACAGATGAGGCCGAAGTACAGGCTTTCCTGAACAACGTGGGCGCTCATGAAGTAAATGTACAGATGGCCGAAGAAGGCTGGTGGCTGGGCACTTACGACAAAGACCAAAAGTTATATCAAGAAACCGCATCTGCATAA
- the nrfD gene encoding polysulfide reductase NrfD has protein sequence MALLKYESQVRSPLVDGSKDYHQVTEDIVRPIEAPPSRLWWIGFIISVALLLLGVYSIYREVTYGVGQWNLHKTVGWGWDITNFVWWVGIGHAGTLISAILLLFRQGWRTGVNRAAEAMTIFAVMCAGQFPIWHMGRVWMAFFVLPYPNTRGPLWVNFNSPLLWDVFAISTYFTVSLLFWYCGLLPDLATVRDRAKLKWRKKMYGLLSFGWTGSTKHWQRHESLSLVLAGLSTPLVLSVHTIVSFDFATSVIPGWHTTIFPPYFVAGAIFSGFAMVQTLLLITRKVLNLQDYITLEHIEVMNKVIVLTGSIVGIAYLTELFMAWYGQNPYENYAFMKNRLDPFSPYGWSYWLMMGCNVLSPQIFWFRKLRRNIVLTFFMSIIVNVGMWFERFVIIVTSIYRDYVPSSWATYYRPTFWEVGFYLGTFGLFFTCYFLFSKFFPVIAVAEIKHILKKSGENYKTGMDKVENESADELYHTVHAAHH, from the coding sequence ATGGCATTATTAAAGTACGAATCGCAAGTAAGATCACCGTTGGTGGATGGTTCCAAAGATTATCACCAGGTAACGGAAGATATTGTGCGTCCTATTGAAGCGCCGCCGAGCCGCTTATGGTGGATCGGGTTCATTATCTCGGTTGCTTTACTGTTATTAGGCGTATACTCCATCTACCGGGAGGTAACCTATGGCGTGGGCCAGTGGAACCTGCACAAGACTGTGGGTTGGGGATGGGATATCACCAACTTCGTATGGTGGGTAGGTATCGGTCACGCGGGTACACTGATCTCTGCGATCCTGCTGCTGTTCCGCCAGGGTTGGAGAACAGGTGTGAACCGTGCGGCGGAAGCCATGACCATCTTCGCGGTAATGTGCGCGGGCCAGTTCCCGATCTGGCACATGGGTCGTGTATGGATGGCCTTCTTTGTACTGCCTTACCCCAATACCCGGGGGCCGCTGTGGGTGAATTTCAACTCCCCGCTGCTCTGGGACGTATTTGCGATCTCTACGTACTTCACCGTATCACTGTTATTCTGGTATTGCGGCCTGTTGCCTGACCTGGCCACCGTTCGTGACCGCGCCAAACTGAAATGGAGGAAGAAAATGTATGGCCTGCTGTCCTTTGGCTGGACCGGTTCCACCAAACACTGGCAGCGCCATGAAAGCCTCTCGCTGGTACTGGCCGGTCTGAGTACGCCCCTGGTACTTTCTGTACACACCATCGTATCTTTTGACTTTGCCACCTCTGTGATCCCCGGCTGGCATACCACCATCTTTCCGCCATATTTCGTTGCGGGCGCCATCTTCTCCGGTTTCGCCATGGTGCAGACGCTCCTGCTGATCACCCGGAAAGTGCTCAACCTGCAGGACTATATTACGCTGGAGCATATTGAGGTGATGAACAAGGTAATTGTACTCACCGGTTCTATTGTAGGTATCGCCTACCTGACCGAACTGTTCATGGCCTGGTATGGTCAGAACCCTTATGAGAATTACGCCTTCATGAAGAACAGGCTGGATCCGTTCAGCCCCTATGGCTGGAGCTACTGGCTGATGATGGGTTGTAACGTGCTTTCTCCGCAGATCTTCTGGTTCCGGAAGCTGCGCAGGAATATTGTATTGACCTTCTTTATGTCCATTATCGTAAACGTAGGTATGTGGTTTGAACGTTTTGTGATCATTGTTACCTCCATTTACCGCGACTATGTCCCCAGTAGCTGGGCTACCTACTACCGCCCCACTTTCTGGGAAGTAGGCTTCTACCTGGGTACTTTCGGTCTGTTCTTTACCTGTTACTTCCTGTTCAGCAAGTTCTTCCCGGTTATTGCCGTTGCGGAGATCAAGCATATCCTGAAGAAATCCGGTGAAAATTATAAGACAGGCATGGACAAAGTGGAGAACGAGAGTGCTGATGAGCTGTACCATACTGTACATGCAGCACACCATTAA
- a CDS encoding TAT-variant-translocated molybdopterin oxidoreductase — translation MAKKKYWQSFTELNNSETHQKLAENEFQEDLPFESADGKGLADSSATRRDFLKYLGFSTAAAMAAASCETPVRKAIPYVNKPENMVPGVADYYATTYVSGGEAIPVVAKVRDGRPIKIEGNTLSSYTKGATTARVQASVLDLYDTARLRHPMANGSAAAYEAIDKMVADALGALGGAPVVLLTSTITSPTTKQIVADFLTKYPGGRHVQYDAISYSALLLANEATYGKKAIPTYQFENARVIVSFGADFLGTWLSPIEFQRGYTAGRKIDQNNPDLSKHYQFESMLSMTGANADERYTHRPSEGGVVAAALLSAVNGQGAAGVSGKLKEGIEKAAKDLVANKGKALVVSDSHNTNVQIIVNAINEAIGANGTTINWAAPILTHQGIDSDMTALVSDMEAGRVGALLVYGVNPSYEYFDGARFTKALEKVKVSVSFNDRPDETTQHCKFILPAPHFLESWGDAEPKAGFFSMMQPTINPLFQTRPFQDTLLTWTGNSTTYDLYFRNFWTNRLGGVDNYNKALQDGVVESTTLAASGASFNAAPVAAAISAANALKKSGKVELVIYQKVAIGDGKQANNPWLLEMPDPITRATWDNYAMVSPQMAKELFNIDISNSGQADTYEVEVMKPVLELTVGNQKLELPVLIIPGTQPDTVAVAVGFGRVKEIGRSVVAIGGEPVGRNAYPLLAFNGSTVEWTVADKVEVAKTSKTYKIAQVQTHNSYEGRQEVLRETTLAEFKKDPKIILNQREHELKHFGGVEGLTKDGTLYPTYERPGIKWGMSIDLNSCYGCGACVVACNAENNIPVVGKHEVARYHDMHWLRIDRYFSGNPNDPESIQTVFQPMLCQHCDNAPCENVCPVAATNHSSEGLNQMTYNRCIGTRYCANNCPFKVRRFNWADYTGADSFANNQQPLVDEGQLDDVVLMMNDGLTRMVLNPDVTVRSRGVIEKCSFCVQRLQEGKLNAKKAGRPLEDKDVQTACQQACAADAIVFGNANNPESMISKVRSSNNYREFYALEQIHVVPNINYLAKVRNSDEISNSGFLSGETHVKEAAHAPAAHATEGGHH, via the coding sequence ATGGCTAAAAAAAAGTACTGGCAGAGTTTCACAGAGCTCAATAACAGTGAGACCCACCAAAAACTGGCAGAGAATGAATTTCAGGAGGACCTGCCTTTTGAAAGTGCCGATGGAAAAGGATTAGCCGACTCTTCCGCAACCCGCAGGGATTTCCTTAAATACTTAGGTTTCAGCACGGCAGCCGCTATGGCCGCCGCCAGCTGTGAAACCCCCGTAAGAAAGGCGATCCCTTATGTCAATAAACCCGAAAACATGGTGCCCGGCGTAGCTGATTACTACGCTACCACCTATGTAAGTGGTGGTGAAGCTATTCCCGTTGTAGCCAAAGTGCGCGACGGAAGGCCCATCAAGATCGAAGGAAATACCCTGTCATCCTATACCAAAGGCGCAACAACCGCCAGGGTGCAGGCATCTGTCCTCGATCTGTATGATACGGCCCGTTTACGTCACCCTATGGCAAACGGCTCGGCTGCCGCCTATGAGGCCATCGATAAAATGGTGGCTGATGCATTAGGTGCGCTGGGCGGTGCTCCCGTGGTATTGCTGACCAGCACTATCACTTCCCCTACCACAAAACAGATCGTAGCCGACTTCCTTACCAAATACCCTGGCGGCCGCCATGTCCAGTATGACGCTATCTCCTACAGCGCCCTGCTGCTGGCCAACGAAGCCACCTACGGTAAAAAAGCGATCCCCACCTACCAGTTCGAGAATGCCCGGGTGATTGTCAGCTTCGGCGCCGATTTCCTCGGCACCTGGCTCAGCCCTATCGAATTCCAGCGGGGATACACTGCTGGCAGGAAGATTGATCAGAACAATCCCGATCTCAGCAAACATTACCAGTTCGAGAGCATGCTCTCCATGACCGGCGCCAATGCTGACGAAAGATATACACACCGCCCCTCTGAAGGCGGTGTAGTTGCCGCCGCCTTACTGAGCGCAGTGAACGGCCAGGGCGCTGCCGGTGTAAGCGGAAAGCTGAAAGAAGGTATTGAGAAAGCCGCCAAAGACCTGGTTGCCAATAAAGGCAAAGCCCTGGTTGTGAGCGATAGTCACAATACCAATGTACAGATCATTGTCAACGCCATTAACGAGGCCATCGGCGCCAACGGCACTACCATCAACTGGGCCGCTCCCATCCTCACCCACCAGGGTATCGACAGCGATATGACTGCGCTGGTGAGCGATATGGAAGCAGGCAGGGTAGGCGCCCTCCTGGTATACGGTGTGAACCCGTCTTATGAATATTTTGATGGAGCCCGCTTTACCAAAGCACTCGAAAAAGTGAAGGTGAGCGTTTCCTTCAACGATCGCCCGGACGAGACCACCCAGCATTGCAAATTCATCCTGCCTGCTCCCCACTTCCTCGAAAGCTGGGGTGATGCCGAGCCCAAAGCCGGTTTCTTCAGCATGATGCAGCCCACCATTAACCCGCTGTTCCAGACCAGGCCCTTCCAGGACACCCTGCTCACCTGGACCGGTAACAGCACCACCTACGATCTTTATTTCCGGAATTTCTGGACTAACCGCCTCGGTGGTGTGGACAACTATAACAAAGCCCTGCAGGACGGTGTGGTGGAATCCACTACGCTTGCCGCTTCCGGCGCTTCTTTCAACGCTGCTCCTGTAGCTGCTGCCATTTCCGCTGCCAATGCCCTGAAAAAATCCGGGAAAGTGGAACTGGTGATCTACCAGAAAGTAGCCATCGGCGACGGCAAACAGGCCAATAACCCCTGGCTGCTGGAAATGCCCGATCCCATCACCCGCGCTACCTGGGACAACTACGCTATGGTATCTCCCCAGATGGCCAAAGAGCTGTTTAATATTGATATCAGCAATAGCGGCCAGGCAGATACCTACGAGGTGGAAGTGATGAAGCCCGTGCTGGAACTGACCGTAGGCAACCAGAAGCTGGAACTGCCGGTACTGATTATTCCCGGTACCCAGCCCGATACTGTAGCGGTTGCTGTAGGTTTTGGCAGGGTGAAAGAGATCGGCCGGTCAGTAGTAGCCATCGGCGGAGAGCCTGTTGGCAGGAACGCGTACCCCCTCCTGGCCTTCAATGGTTCTACCGTTGAATGGACAGTAGCTGATAAAGTAGAAGTGGCAAAGACCAGCAAGACCTACAAAATTGCCCAGGTGCAAACGCACAACAGTTATGAAGGTCGCCAGGAAGTGCTGCGTGAAACTACCCTCGCCGAATTCAAAAAGGATCCTAAGATCATCCTGAACCAGCGCGAGCATGAGCTGAAGCACTTTGGTGGAGTGGAAGGCTTAACCAAGGATGGTACCCTGTATCCCACCTATGAGCGTCCTGGTATCAAATGGGGTATGAGCATTGACCTCAACAGCTGTTATGGTTGCGGCGCCTGCGTAGTGGCCTGTAACGCTGAAAATAATATCCCCGTGGTAGGTAAGCATGAGGTAGCCCGCTACCATGATATGCACTGGCTGCGCATTGACCGTTACTTCAGCGGTAACCCCAATGATCCCGAAAGCATCCAGACCGTATTCCAGCCTATGCTGTGCCAGCATTGCGACAATGCTCCCTGTGAGAACGTTTGTCCGGTAGCTGCCACCAACCACAGCAGCGAAGGGTTGAACCAGATGACCTACAACCGTTGTATCGGTACAAGATATTGCGCTAATAACTGTCCGTTCAAAGTACGTCGCTTCAACTGGGCCGATTATACCGGCGCCGACAGCTTCGCCAACAACCAGCAGCCGCTGGTAGATGAAGGCCAGCTGGATGATGTGGTGCTGATGATGAATGACGGCCTCACCCGTATGGTGCTGAACCCGGATGTTACCGTGCGCAGCCGTGGTGTGATTGAAAAATGTTCTTTCTGCGTACAGCGTCTGCAGGAAGGCAAGCTGAATGCCAAGAAAGCCGGCCGTCCCCTGGAAGACAAAGATGTGCAGACCGCCTGTCAGCAGGCCTGCGCCGCCGACGCTATCGTGTTCGGTAACGCAAACAACCCGGAGAGCATGATCAGCAAGGTACGGAGCTCCAACAACTACCGTGAGTTCTACGCACTGGAGCAGATCCACGTGGTGCCGAACATCAACTACCTGGCTAAAGTGAGGAACAGCGATGAGATCAGCAACAGCGGTTTCCTGAGCGGGGAAACGCATGTTAAAGAAGCGGCCCATGCTCCTGCAGCGCATGCAACAGAAGGTGGCCACCATTAA